From Nomascus leucogenys isolate Asia chromosome 23, Asia_NLE_v1, whole genome shotgun sequence:
ttcaaagttccacacatttctagggcaggggcaaaatgctgccagtcttttttctaaaacataaaaagagtcacctttgcttcagttcccaacaagttcctcatctccatctgagaccacctcagcctggaccttattgttcataacACTagcagcatttttgtcaaagccattcaacaagtctctaggaggttccaaactttcccacattttcctgtcttcttctgagccttccaaactgttccatcctCTCCCTGTtaacccagttccaaagtcgcttccacatttttgggtatcttttcagcaacaccccactctactggtaccagtttactgtgttagtctgttttcatgctgctgataaagacatacccaagactgggaagaaaaagaggtttaattggacttacagttctgcatggctgggaaggccttgGAATCATGGCGgcaggtgaaaggcacttcttacatggcggcagcaagagaaaatgtggAAGAGGCAAAAGCAGAAACCACTGATAAacccgtcagatctcatgagacttcttCACTATCACGAGAGTAGCACCGGAAAGATgggccccatgattcagttacctcccctgagtccctcccacaacatgtgggaattctgggtgATACAattcgagatttgggtggggacacagccaaaccatatcagcggGGAAATGCCATTTAGGACAAGGCTAGGCCATATGTCCCTGTAGCCATCATGGCAGAGGACTTGTTTGAGTTCGGTCAAAGGATAGTCCCAGACAAGATGTCTTGATACCATCCTGGATGTCCCTGAACCCCATCCAAATGTTGTTGCAGAGTCTTTAATCTTTTACTTCTCGCCTCTATGCTGCGTCTCCCTACTTCAGATTGCCAAGGAGCAAGAATCCATTCTAGTTTTGTATAGCCTAATCATAATTGTTTAAGTGGTTTGGGGTGAGGATGCATGTGAGtcctttctttttgtctgtttttttagagatgggggtcttgctataatgcccaggctggcctcgaactcctgggctcaagggcttctcccacttcagcctcttgagtagctgggactacaggtgtgtgctaccacgcccagctcctTTCTTGTCTTGGTCACTTTGTGTACTCTGCACATGTCTTTCCACAGGTCTGCTCCAGCTCAGCCACCTGCTGAAGGGACAGAAGGGACTGCCCCAGGTGGGGGTCCCCCTGGCCCTCCTCCTAACATGACCAGTAACAGACGACTACAGCAAACCCAGGCACAAGTGGAGGAGGTAGGTAGATAGCTGTTTCTCTGAAAGTTTCCAAATCTaggagtttgaaaacaaaagggaacttcttatcttttctccttttttcataGGAGAATAGTCAAAGGCCCTGAGAGGCAAAGCACCCTTTAGAGTTGCACAGGGCCAGACTTCTGATTCTCTGGTTGTTGTCCTTTCCTCTGTCTCTGGCAGGAAGCTTAGCAACTTTGTTTCTGTGCCCTCCTCAGGTGGTGGACATCATGCGTGTGAACGTGGACAAGGTCCTGGAGAGGGACCAGAAGCTGTCAGAGCTGGATGACCGAGCCGATGCCTTGCAGGCAGGAGCATCACAATTTGAGAGCAGTGCTGCAAAGCTAAAGAGGAAGTATTGGTGGAAAAACTGCAAGGTGAATTTTCTTGTCCCCTCCTCCATCTTTTCCTGGGCTTCCACTGGTAGAAGGCAAGAAAACGCTCAGCTTCTACATTTCTTCCCTCTAATGGTGCAGGATCTCTCTGACCAGCATAACGCTTGGGAGG
This genomic window contains:
- the VAMP1 gene encoding vesicle-associated membrane protein 1, which encodes MSAPAQPPAEGTEGTAPGGGPPGPPPNMTSNRRLQQTQAQVEEVVDIMRVNVDKVLERDQKLSELDDRADALQAGASQFESSAAKLKRKYWWKNCKMMIMLGAICAIIVVVIVIYFFT